A stretch of DNA from Cryptomeria japonica chromosome 4, Sugi_1.0, whole genome shotgun sequence:
GTTTTAGATTTTTCTACAGAATGCTATTTTGGGTCGaagctattctggcttcaaaacagacctttcgtatagTGTGATAGCAAGGTGTTAATCAATCACAgttgtttattgcaaaatcgacggtataAAACACGCGAGTAACatacatgttagtcaatccgtactgccgttTTGAAACCATAATAGATGCATCCCCCATTTTGCAGGTGTTGTACTCTGTTGTTCCCATATGATAGCTTGCAGCTTTTGCTTAACAGTTGTTTCTGATATGACCTTTTTACCATACTCACGTTTAAAATTACTTTCGTCAAGGTTATACCCACTTTGTCTATATATATCATTATACGGACTTAGGGTTTACAAACTTGTTTAGAAGCTGTTTGTTTTCATTATGGAAATTTAAATCAGAAGATAATTTTAAAACTTTTGTATTCAAGATAAAATACAAACAATAATAAGAgacaaaaattatgaaaaatatggtAAAGGTTCAGTTTTTTCTCAACCTTAGTGGTATTGGGTCACGTCAGTTGTCACCAGTCATAATAAAAAGTTTATCAGATACACTACAATTTATAAGAGGCTATCCAATTCGgtcgaagctattctggctccaataCAGACCTTTCGTATAGCTTGATAGCAACGTGTTGGTCAATCgcaaccgtttattgcaaaatcgacggtgtaaaacgtgcgaATCCGTACTGTCGTTTTAGAACCAGAATAAACGCGTCCACCCAATtcctacaatctaaaaaatatatatgaaaaaataGATCTCAAATCCAAAAAAGATCTCAAAAAAATGACTTGTTAAGTTATATGTGAAAATAATTTTTCCTATGATTAGTATTCCTGATTTAAGGTTTCATATAATGACTTCTGCTATATCACAAATTCTATAATTTGTCTAGATTATGGGTGTACTGTTTTAAAATAAACTTACAAACTTTATCGAAAAATCCAGATTAATTTGTATCTTCTAGTTGTTCCTCAGTACATCTATTTGAGTATTAAAGTGATTCATCTTAGAACCCATGTGATTGTATCTACTTGTTTAGAGATTTGTTGTTTGGCTGTGCAGTTTTATTTTGAATTCTCTGGATGTTTTGTTTGGTTGCCTTGATGTCTGTTTTAACTTGTCTACTTACTTGTTCAGAGGATTATTGGGTTTTCAGATTTCTCATAAATTCTCAATGCTTTGTTTGATTGATTGCCTTGATTTCTATCTGTGTGTAGGCATATAATTGTATGCCAATATGAATACATCTAATGATTATTTTTTAAGTTGTAAGTTTAAAAAGAAATTCTCCAAGCTTTGATTGATGATCTTAATTTGAAACTTCTACTGCTCTGATAATAATTTTCAAATGGTGCTCAATTATGATTATTTTTCTCCCATGCTTTATGAGATTGCCTTGATTTGAGATTTTTATGACTCTCTATGTGTGTATCACTGATTGGTCATAGAACATGAGTTATGACAGTTTATTTGGTTGCTTAGGTGATTGTTCTTACTGGTGTTCATTTCATAACTTCATTAATAAATTGCTCATTTGTTTTGACTGCAAATATTTTGTGTATTACAGATATCTTTGAAACTTAGTTGACATCCAAGGACATGGCAAATTTGCATAGAAAGACAGATTTCATGGTCTAGTTTCTGTGGCTTCAGTAACCTTTGAATTGGAAATAAAAGATTTATCAGTTCTGTGGAGCATGTTCATTGTTTAAGCTCTCTCACTGTGTAAAAAAATTCATCCTACGTTCTGATTAAGTAAGTTGAGATAAGGACCAGAACCCTTTACATAACAGCCATCAGACAGAGAACAGGGATCTAGCGACCAATAAGACGACCAAAAACTAAAGACCAGACGCATCCAAGAAACCACCCACTAGACAGATATTTAGAGAGCCAAATTTGTGAATATATATTAACAATGTGTGGATGTGGAGTAAACTTTGTGGAATTACAGATGCCCCTGCTGGAAATGATATTAAAATGGGGAGGAGTGGAACCTAAGCTGGTTGAAATTGAAGAAGGAACCACTATGAGCTGTTGGGTTCCTATAGAAAGTGGCACTAAGCCTGCATTGGTTTTGGTACATGGCTTTGCTGCAGAAGGAGTAATACAATGGCAATTTCAGATTGGTAAGCTGAGCAAGGACTACTCTGTTTATGTACCTGACTTGCTCTTTTTTGGGAAGTCTACAACTGTGAGCCAGCAGAGATCTGAGACCTTTCAGGCAGAGTGTTTGATGAAGCTGTTGAAAAAGTTGAAAGTGGAGAAATGTGCCATGGTGGGTTTCAGCTATGGAGGGATGGTGGTCTTTAAAATGGCAGAAATGTATCCAGAACTTGTTACTTGTCTGGTTATCACTGGATCTGTGATTGCCATGACTGATTCAATTGGCCAGGCTACTCTCAACAGGCTTGGATTTTCAAGATCATCAGAGCTTCTACTTCCCACTACAGTTAAAGGCCTTAAAGCATTGTTCTGTCTGGCATGTTACAAGAAACTCTGGTTCCCAGATTTTCTCTTCAGAGACTTTCTAGAGGTAAATAATCGATTTTGAATATATCAAAGCTCTTAAAAGGTGAGATGACTTTCaaattccttaagccatatcttCTGTTAATAGTATATATACTTGTTTAGATGATTGTTCCTATTATCAGGAGCCTGCTTCCCTTCCTGCCCTGTGCTATTTTCTATCCAAATATAGGTTCTGAGATTTTGAGGTACTTTTCAGACATTTTCTTTGAGAGGAGTCTGCTGTAAGATAAGTTTCCACTGCTTCTCCTCAATGGCTTAAGGTTGTGGTATTTATTCTTCTTTTCTTAGTTAAAATtgaatactttcttctttctttctgTTTTTTTGGAGGGGGGATGAGGGTTTGTTTGTTTGAGGTTTCTAATTATTTTTAGATTGTATTTTACAATCTATTAGTATCAAGCGTTCAAGTTTGAGCTGATATTTTTCACTAAGAATCAAGGATTGAAGAGTATTCTTTTCCTTCAAATCCTTAGGGTTTAGGGTCTCCTATCTTCATCCTTGATTTATTATATCTATTGGGATTTTAACCTTGGTGAATAGTGAAATTAAGAAACATACCATCCTCCTCACCAATTGAACTACAACCATTTGATTAATAACTGGTTTTTGAATAGAAATTTTTGGAAAACTATTAATTTAGTTTCTATTTCTTAGTACTTTATATTAGGCTTCTATTAGATCCAAATGTGATTTTTATAATGTACATTAAATTCACACATATTTTCAAAAGCTCTCATTTAATCTAATGCACTCGCAAACCTCAAATATGTTAGCTAGTTTTTTATAACAATTTAATATAAATAAGACTATGAAAAAAAAACTCCAATATTTGAGAAGTAGGAGGTAGTTGAATCTTGATAAAAACATCATAATTGATGCACTACAAATTATACGTTATACTTCTCAATAGATAAATTAAAGGGTCTTAATAACGAATGGTCCATAAGAAACAACATTTATTGAAAAGTTTTGCAGATGGGGTGGGAAGAGAAGCCAACTTGATCATGTCGAAAACTCAATGGTTAAACATGCTTGAGCAGGAGCAGTATTGGGATGGGTATCAACTTGAGAAGTTTTGATGATTCAACcttatgagcatcacctagatgcaagtGAATGCTAAGTAGATCATTCatgctcatgagagatgggttcatgTTAACCACAACTCATGAGATATGGATTAATAAGTTTGACCCAAAAATTACACAATTGAATCTTGATTAAAAAAAAGCACAATCTCTAATGTTTGTTTAATAGTATAATattttcttgcaatggtaaaatttatGTACCAATACCATCTATCATTCAATTTTGTGCCTATTTTGAGAGAAGGGCTTGAGAGAAGGACTTGATAAATTTACATATTGACAAAAGTGAATTCTTTTGCAAAGCTGGACTACTTTCTTCATGCCCTTAAACTCATCTTCTTACATACATTCCTACACATTGATCTCCCACTTTATCCTATACATTCTCTAATATATTCATCcaaaattatgcatttattatgtcTATTTGTACACTCATCTCCATTCATTCATTAACTACCTTTACCATTTGCATGTCTTAGGTCATTTCTATAGGATCAATCCTACACCCATAGATTCAACCTCCAATTttgtaaaattcaaattcaaattctagtCAACTATTGTCCATTATTTTCCTTCCTAGAGCCAACTAAAAATATATTTACATCATTAATTGCCATATAAATACTTTTAACGCCATTCATTTGTCATCACCAAAcataaaaaatatcattaaaatttaAGGAGTATACAAGGATCACTTCCATCATttcacttaaatgaatttaaaccTACATCAAACTAATCTAGTAAACATCTATATTATTGTTTTTAATCATTGGCATGACCATAAAGTTAAGTATTTTTCAAGGCTTTACCTAGGATAACATGTATCATATTGATCTAGTAGACTTCTAAAGTTATATTTAAATACCATTAGACCTTGGAGCAAAGTAGACAATGATGAAGTAGGTAAGGAAGTAAGAGTACACCCATTATACCAAATTAGATCCATGACCAAAGATTAGATTTTAATATATAGAAATAGCCCAAACCCATGGGTTTAATGCTCCATATAGTTAGAGATTGCTTTAATCCCAATGTAAGGTATATATAGAGATTCACCTTTTCTAGTACTAAGACATTTGGATTGCCTTGCCATATTAGAGTTATTCTCCTTCACAATGCCTAGAGCTAAGCACAACTCATCCAAGTTGTATTTAGTTTTCTTAAATTatcatttaatgttttaatttcttGATATTTATGTTTGTAGCTTTATCATCTAGATTAGTTTATATGCTTATTTTCTTATGTTAGTTAATTAGTGTCGATAACACATTTAATCTAGGAatgtttattttccctttacacTTTGGTAAACATGTTTGATCTTGCACCACTATAGGGTTTTATCTTTAAGATTTATATACCTTGACTATTTTTAAGTTTTTGGATCTAATCTTTATGATTGTATCACTGTTTTTAAGATCCTTCTACTGTTTCATTCCTAACCATTGATATATCATTACTATATTCTTCTATGCTAGGGTTTGTGCTTATCATGTTACCAATTTTACCTAACCTACACACCCTTGGATGTCTTCTAGGACATATTTCATATCTAATTTGGAACTAATATTCTAATGTATCATATATTATACCTTATTTCTATCCCATTTGCTTGCTTATGTTGGAATTTTACAGCTGTTGTATAGGCTTGTCAATCCTACATTCTTTACATGTAGACAAAGCTCTAATTTTACACCATGGACTCTCACGGTCCTCTATCTTTGACCTCTACCCATTATTCCATTACCAATTATTACATGTTTATACTTTTGTGGCATGTGATCCATTTGTGCTTGACTCATTGAGGATTTTTTTTTACACAAATGGGATCTCATTGCATGAAAATGTCATACTAGCTTATATTCCTTTTTCCCTCCTTTAGGGATTCTATCatttttttccttcatttttggaCACTCTTACTATACCTATATACAATTCTTATATGCTTTCTACTTTGTCTATGGAAAGTGATCATCAAATTCTAGATTCTAAGCGTATATACCTTCGAACACTTTCACTTCAGATGATTTGACTCATGATACATCTATTTTGGAGTATATTTATGATATACATTTGCCTTCTATTCCCATGAATGATACTTTTTCAATGTGATCACATGTATTTTACCAATTATACATGATAATACTATACCTTTTGATGAAACTTATCCTACATGTCATGACAACCCCATATCTATAGATGCATGTACTTCCAATGAATTCCCTTCTTGTATGCATGATGGTGTGTTTTATAATGGTCATTCTTCTACATctcatattaactatatggataTTCATGATATATTATCACATTGAGATACCTCCCATTATTATGCCATGCACATTGATGATATTAACTAGCCCCTTATGTATAAACTCTTGATGCTTCATTATATTTTGCTGCATTACATGGTGATAATACGAACCTTGGTGATAATTATGATGGTTCTATGGTTGCATGCCTCTTTATTACATGAACTCATTTCTACTCACTAATTATGAACATTTAGGTGAGAACATCTTATTAGTTTGTTATATTATACTTGATTTGTAAAGCTTTAATATGGCTTGATGCATCTTGTTTCGTTCATGTACACTTCCTTCACAAATTTAGTTCATGCTTTCATTAACTATTTCCATAGCCCTAGTTCACATAAGGATAGTATGGGCATAGCAATGCTATCTTAGGATTTTTATTTTGATCCTTCTAATCTTATTAACTATGTAGCTTATACATATAGCATACATAACTTTTATTGTATGACATCTTTTCCTAGAATGACTAGGGTACAAGATGTTCCTTTGTAACAATATGTTGTACCTTCTCAACCTATGCTATTTGAAAAACTTTTACAACAAACTCTCATTATCTTATCTTTCATTAAACCACACAAAGATGATTATTTTTTTCTTATAATCATACACATGGACATTCTAAGGATGTAGCTcaacaaattcaaacaaaaagttaATAACCTTACATATAAAGTGAAGATAAATATTAAGCATAGTAATGGTCCCGCCACATGCACATTATGGGATAGGTCTTTCTCACCATGGCACACCCTATATTGAGATTACacatgacataaaagagaaaacacCTAATGTGAtatatgcattcatttcttagataTCCTTATTTATCCTTCTCATTACTTACcacattttgtgtttttttttctttacttgGTCATACATTTCCATATTCATATTTTGCATTTAGATGTGACAATTACATCTTTAGTGTTCCATTTTGACATAGTTAATTAATTGAacatgtgttgtgttgttcatgtTATTTTTCCCCAAGCAATTTTTATGACTTCTACTTTATTATTTCACTCATACTATGTATGTTGTGATTCCCCTTTCCTATTTATCCCTTTACCTCCTATTTCCTTACAATTTggtcatttttttttttctttcttttacatGCTCATTTGCTCCATCTCTCACTTTGAGATAATCTTTCTCATATCTTTCTTGACATGTTTGATCTTATTCTTTCTTACATCTTCCTTGACTATTTTTATGACCTTACATACATTATTTTTTGCTCATGTTTAccacattaattttttatttttgtcatcTCTTTTAACTTTGTGAGTACTATACACCACATGTTTATCATTTTGTGATGAATCTCCATCCTATTATTTTTATGCTTCTCATGCTTGTAATTCTTATGTATATAACCCTTACATTTTTTTTATAACATTCTTATAATTCTAGACCTTCCTTGATACATATGATCATTCTCATACCATTATCATATACTTATCTAAATAACTTAcatcttatatttttatattataatttcATTATCATTTCTTTTACAGCTAATGTATTATATTGGAAGGCATCCTACCTTCCTTCATACTATATAATTCACCCATTCCATATGTTTTTTATCTACCTTGATTTTACGTTTCCACATCCCAAAGCATTCCCATGGATGAAAGATCGATCTTACACCCATAAATTTGAttcttaaatttttaaaatttaaattcaaattctagCTAACTCCATTCTTTTCCTACTTACAACCAATTAAAAACACATTTACATGATTAAATTCTACATACTTTTATTTAAAGGCACTCAATTTACATGATTATATTCCACATACTTTTATTTAAAGGCACTCAATTATGTTCATTTGACACCATACTACATAAAGTAACTAACTTTCACTTTTAAATAGGAGCATACTAAAACACTTGCATTACAGTACTAAAAGGAATCTATATCTACATTAGAATACtctagtaaatatttatttttggttattgttgtttttatCATTTGCATGATTATCTAGGTAGTCCTTTCTACGGTTGACCTAAGAGTGTGTATCATATCAATCTAATCACtttcttaagatcattttcaaaATACCATCAATTCTCAAAGAAAATCAATAGAGTGTTATATACCATCTTAGATCCATGTCCACAAAAGTGACCCAAATCCATGAGTTTGATCCTCCATAGAGTTAGCACACTTTTCTAATCTTGATGCAAGGTACATATAGAGAGTCATCATTTCTAGTCTCGAAACATCTAGATTCTAGTGCCATATCCAAGTTACTCTCCTTCATCGAGATTAGAATCAAGTGCACCTTatctattatatttaattttattatactaatatttaatgttttaatttattaatatccaTTCCtacaaatttattatttatatatattttttaaatttactaattttaattaattagtccAGATAATGCATTTGGtctacaaaattttattttcatttacactactaattaaatgcttaaattatGTACTAGAGTATGAGATTGCATTTACTCATTTACAATATACATGGCATATACGCTTTTATTTCTATACATATTTAATGAAAGtgataaaattaatataaaatcgaATGTAGGTCATGTTTAATAATAGGGAGGAGAGAGGAGAGCTTCTAGATGCTCTAATTGAATGTAGCCAAGAGGCCCAAGTTCCATCCCTTAATCAGGTTGTTAAACTATCACAAATTATGTATATTTACTCATTTATcctttatttcattaaaaaattaattattatatagATTAGTAGTAAACCTTAAATATGTTTTTCATTCCTTTTTAGCATATTTTATGAGAAATACATATTTTGTGTTATTATAGAATGAGGAATCATTATCAAATTTGAAATACTAGTGATGCATAtagaatatttattttatattttacataATATATTAATTGTAAGTGAAAGGGACCTAGTAAAAGCAAGTTCAAAAGCGACTTTAATATGTTGTAAGTTTTATTGTGCTTGCAACTACTATATCCTATAACATGCACCCTAGAGGTTGGAAATGTTTATTATTTGGAAGATTAGAACCTCAATCAAATATCTGGAGTTAAAATATAGGTTTTTTTATTGATAATAGTCTATAAACATATGAGGTagtaaacattaaatattaaatatataatatcaCTTGTTACTTTTATAAGCTAATTAGTAAAATACTTAAACATCAAATTTTAATATTTTGGTTGTTTTTGTTTGTGTAGAAAATTCTACTCTTGTGGGGCAATAATGATGAGATTTTCAATCTTGAAGTGGCCAATCAAATGAGAGAGTAATACTTCTTCATTCCATATgaattctttatttttattttagtattAATTTACAAAGTAGTTTGTTTTTTACTattaagttttaattttttattatttaatatttaggtGTTTTAATAGTTTGATTTTTTATGTACAGGAAATTGGGTGAGAACATAGAGTTTGTAGGAATTGAAAAAGCAGGGCATTTAGTTCATATGGAAAGGCCTTGTGTATATACTAGACATCTCTTGGAATTTCTAAGGAAAAACTATTCGAATGAAAATTTAAGCATCTAGTAGAATAATTAATTTTCATTAGTAGTACTCTATATAAGATAGATTATGTAAATACATGCTAATTTAGCAATAGTTTGTTCAATATTATTctaaattgttggtgtaaataaatattcattatggatattattacactttacttaagttaacttaggataatgcatctctttgtagtttggatttgagacacttagggaagtgtgcacatagggatagagcttgtaggagaaattccaccttttgtggtcttgttttgttgttacactccacattcagtgggtcatccacctcttgtggaatattatattatttctcctacctacccctagtatttcttacctacccttgtttctcattgagccacatgtcataattgtgtgctcgtacatccatatggccttgcctatataagtaggcctatattcattgtattggtgaatccagttgatcatttgcatattgatgagaatacagtttgttcttgtcattcttttgtctctatttttatacttttcattgtgcccttgatcttggcaaaatctcacatggtatcagagccattggggcttcattgattggtttttggagacattgtggaaggcttctatttttggatctgaggaactgcattttttggaggcatcttggagtgttttcaacctcaccattgcatctgggaggccgtttccataaaaatcgagtacaaatttgacctattttggcgaaaatcaatttttgggtgtggaggaaattttctgcccaattcgggcggtatggtatagaattttcagatttttttcaaaaaaaaaaaattattttctagtttgaaaagattttttgaaaaaaaaaaaattgaaaattatttttgggatccgtaccttctgcccagtcaacaGTGCATAGTCAACACCCAGTCAGCAGCacccagtcagcattttctttggaaatttttaaacCCCTTTCCGTTGAGcaatttggatttttgggtcaactttggaggcccataacttgctcaattttgctcctttttgggtgcaatatttttttatttgggctaattttttgtgctcctcgcagtggtgtggttattttctggttttggtgcataggtgtttcagaattttcggattctctcacttgtacctatccaatcctcaattctgcaacttcaaaggcctcgtttgagctcatacgacctccttttcaagtgccatttttttttaaagtgcatgttttttcgtctactttcataatctatgatgagattttagagattttaagtggaaattgtacttttagatattggtcttatttggcctatttggtacttgtaaattgcttggatcttagtttagatctcttgcattattagtttgagtctcttttggccttattgaggaagttgtaaaattgaaatcagaagtccactttgccattttttgcaagtggcccattgtacacgcactaagtataaaatgtcaaatcatcacttttggggggggtctttgattgagtgaatttgggggggtgtcttgtgtgattgtgcctctctttccttgtgcactttcatttttgttgcaatgagtccttataaatttccacctttaactccacataattatgcatcatggaaaattaaagtatggagcaaattaatggaaaaagatctcacgcattacatagatggaacaatagtagcaccacctgatcctaaggctgatcctaatgctcagttagaatggctcactaagaattgcatggctcttggaactttgtgcaagtatgtatcagatgacctcatctttcatattgagaagtgtactacaatcaaagatgcttgggatatgtttcagaaattgtatggtcaagttgatgaaatcagaggtcataagattgacaatgagctcaccaacttggatcccaagagttttgatataatccaagattatgtcaccaaagcaaatgagctaagagcaaagcttaaggattgtggaattgacaaaaaggatgctcagttgatattcaacttgttggacaagcttgcaccagaatatgcagcatttgtgtctagcttccaaactcatcgtttgacaatggggagttcctatgttatgccttcatttgatgctttcacaaaaatgttgatattggaacaatctaagttgttgaacatggggcttctcaagtcttcaaagtctcaGGCTttagtggctaatcaagggaatcaaggaagtcaaggcaaagattccaacaagaagaagaagcactccaagtctaaaccacaacaggaaaaaggacaatcatcctctccatcacaaggtgatttttcatcatcttccaagaaggggacaccacctaagaaggataagccaacttgtgcatattgcaagaagtatggtcatgatgagcatcgatgccacacaaagcaagttgatgagttaactaatcttcttaagaaaaacaacatcaacttgccatccgcctacacaaagaaggattcatctccttcctcttcctcacagtctaagggaaaagggaaagcatttgtggctacaacaagttcttcacagcaatggatacttgactcaggtgcctcatatcacatgggttctacaaaggagcagttttcttctttggagccatctaaggtacctcacatttacataggtgatgatacacaagtagaggttgaagggaaaggttcagttgacatggatgatggaacacttgagaatgttctctatgttcctaacttgtctaccaaccttctctctatctaccaaatcactcactatgggaatgggaaaaaggttgagtttacaccagattcagttgtggtaaaggtacttgatgatgatgccttggtagcagtgggacaagtcaatgacaactcaaggctttattcattctcccactttgtgccaagttcaccttctagggccttgcttactcattcaaatttcgaaagtaagctatggcatgagcggtttggtcacctcaactaccgctatctttagcagctcaacactaaagacatggtcacaagtctacctcgaatcagtttttcagagggtgtatgttcaggttgttccatgggcaagcatctcgaggagaagtttgataaagggaaagcttggagagctttggaagttcttcaacttgttcacagcgatgtagcaggtccatttccagcaccttcatttagtaaggcccgctatgtcctcaccttcattgatgactactcccgcttcacttgggtctactttcttattcataagagtgaagtatttgacaaattttaggacttcaagactcgtgtggagaagcaatctgggaaagtggtgaagattcttcgcacagataatggaagggaata
This window harbors:
- the LOC131076286 gene encoding uncharacterized protein LOC131076286, with the translated sequence MCGCGVNFVELQMPLLEMILKWGGVEPKLVEIEEGTTMSCWVPIESGTKPALVLVHGFAAEGVIQWQFQIGKLSKDYSVYVPDLLFFGKSTTVSQQRSETFQAECLMKLLKKLKVEKCAMVGFSYGGMVVFKMAEMYPELVTCLVITGSVIAMTDSIGQATLNRLGFSRSSELLLPTTVKGLKALFCLACYKKLWFPDFLFRDFLEVMFNNREERGELLDALIECSQEAQVPSLNQKILLLWGNNDEIFNLEVANQMREKLGENIEFVGIEKAGHLVHMERPCVYTRHLLEFLRKNYSNENLSI